From Bradyrhizobium sp. 4:
CACGAGCGGCTGGCCCTGAAGCGGGCTTTGGCGGGGGCGAAATAGGATCGACGAGGGCGTAAAGGGCGTTCTTTTTCTCGGTATTGTTCCGCCGTTATCGGGCTATGCAATAGTTGCCAACGACAACTTTGCTCCGGTTGCTCAGGCTGCGTAACGCAGTTTGAAAGACCATTCTGAAGTCCTAACGGGTTAAGCTCCGTTAGGCGGGGTTCGGAGGCACCTGGCAACAGAAGCCTCCACTTACCTCTTATTTCCTACCCCGCGGGGACTCCTGCTGACCCGTCAGGCGCGGTACTATTGCGGCTTGGCGAGTCGGGCCGGCAGGGCCCAGCTCCTGGAATGCAACAGGACCACCATGGCGACCGATCATATCCGATACGATGTGCTGGCCCGCGACGCGCTGCGCGGCGTGTTGCGCAAGGTGCTGACCGACGCCGCGTCCCAGGGACTGCCCGGCGAGCATCATTTCTTCATCACCTTCGTGTCGAAGGCCGAGGGCGTGAAATTGTCGTCGCGGCTGCTGGCCCAATATCCGGAAGAGATGACGATCATCCTGCAGCACCAGTTCTGGGATCTGACCGTGCTCGAGGACCGCTTCGAGGTCGGCCTGTCCTTTGGCGGCATTCCGGAGCGGCTGATCGTGCCGTTCAGCGCCATCAAGAGCTTCCTCGATCCGTCCGTGAAATTCGGCCTCCAGTTCGACACCTCCGATGTCGCCGACGTCTCGGCCGAGACATTGCCGGCCACTCCCGCCCCGTCCGCGGTCGCGGTGCCCCCCGCCACTGAACCTGCAGAAGGAACTGAGGAGCCGGCGGCTCCGAACCAGGGCGGCGCCGAAGTCGTGCGATTGGATCGTTTCCGCAAGAAATGATCTAGATTGGGCTGGAGCCCGTCGCAGGCGGCCAAACTCCCTATATAGAGGCACATGATGAGGCCGCGCGGCATTTCGTGCGGCGGAATGGATGTGCTCATGGCGAAAACCTCCAGCTCGAAGACCTCCCGCGCGAAGACCGACGGCTCCTCGCGCCCCGCGACCCGCACCGAGACCGACAGCTTCGGCCCGATCGAGGTCCTCGCCGATCGCTATTGGGGGGCGCAGACCGAACGCTCACGCCAGAATTTTCGCATCGGCATCGATCGCATGCCGATCTCGCTCGTGCATGCGCTCGGCATCGTCAAGCTCGCCGCGGCGCAATCCAACCAGGAGCTCGGCCTGCTCGACCAGCGCCGCGCCAATGCCATCATCCGCGCCGCGCGCGAGGTGATCGAGGGCAAGCTGGACGATCATTTCCCGCTGGTGGTGTGGCAGACCGGCTCGGGCACGCAGAGCAACATGAATCTCAACGAGGTCATCGCCAATCGCGCCAATGAGCTCCTGGGCGGCGAGCTCGGTGCCAAGAAGCCGGTGCATCCCAACGATCACGTCAACATGAGCCAGTCGTCGAACGACTCGTTCCCGACCGCGATGCATATCGCGGCGGCAAGCCGCATCACCGCCGATCTCGTCCCTGCCCTCGGCGAATTGCTGCGCGCGCTGCGCAAGAAGGAGAAGGAGTTCGCAAAGATCGTCAAGATCGGCCGCACCCACACCCAGGACGCGACGCCGCTGACGCTCGGCCAGGAATTTTCCGGCTATGCCGCACAGGTCGAAAGCGGCATCGCCCGGCTCAAGGTCGCGGTGAAGGAGCTCTATCCGCTGGCGCAGGGCGGCACCGCCGTCGGCACCGGCCTCAATTCGAAGCCGCGCTTTGCAAAACTGTTCGCAAAGCACGTTGCCGGGATT
This genomic window contains:
- a CDS encoding ClpXP protease specificity-enhancing factor SspB, yielding MATDHIRYDVLARDALRGVLRKVLTDAASQGLPGEHHFFITFVSKAEGVKLSSRLLAQYPEEMTIILQHQFWDLTVLEDRFEVGLSFGGIPERLIVPFSAIKSFLDPSVKFGLQFDTSDVADVSAETLPATPAPSAVAVPPATEPAEGTEEPAAPNQGGAEVVRLDRFRKK
- the fumC gene encoding class II fumarate hydratase is translated as MAKTSSSKTSRAKTDGSSRPATRTETDSFGPIEVLADRYWGAQTERSRQNFRIGIDRMPISLVHALGIVKLAAAQSNQELGLLDQRRANAIIRAAREVIEGKLDDHFPLVVWQTGSGTQSNMNLNEVIANRANELLGGELGAKKPVHPNDHVNMSQSSNDSFPTAMHIAAASRITADLVPALGELLRALRKKEKEFAKIVKIGRTHTQDATPLTLGQEFSGYAAQVESGIARLKVAVKELYPLAQGGTAVGTGLNSKPRFAKLFAKHVAGITKLPFTSAANKFEALASNDAYVLAHGAINSVATGLFKIANDIRLLGSGPRSGLGELMLPENEPGSSIMPGKVNPTQCEAMTMVCCQVFGNHTAITVAGSQGHFELNVYKPVLAYNMLHSIRLMADAARSFTEHCVSGIRADEKRIKELMQRSLMLVTALAPKIGYDNAAKVAKTAHANGTTLKEEALRLGFVSAEEFDRLVRPEKMTSPG